Proteins co-encoded in one Scatophagus argus isolate fScaArg1 chromosome 11, fScaArg1.pri, whole genome shotgun sequence genomic window:
- the hpxa gene encoding hemopexin, which yields MQQLKGYFLSSSAVFPGLSSLSWTRGLLTMKLLSQILCLTLALAYVQSDHHATVLDRCQGLEMDAVVLNEEGHLYFFKGDHLFKGLHGKAELSNESFPELDEHHHLGHVDAAFRLHDENSTHHDHIFLFLDDKVFSYDKHKLEDGFPKPISEVFPGIPDHLDAAVQCPKPECDEDSVIFFKGDKIFHYNVKTKAVDEKEFKTMPNCTSAVRFMEHYYCFHGHMFSKFDPKTGDVHSRYPKEARDYFMRCSKFSEESDHVERERCSHVHLDAITSDNVGNMYAFRGHHFIRRDEGNDTLKADTIENAFKELHSEVDAVFSYEDHLYMIKDDHLFVYKVGEPHTHLDGYPKLVKDELGIDGHIDAAFICEDHHIVHIIKGDHIYDVDLKASTRAASNARPIALFKKVDAAMCDAEGVKVVVGNHFYHFESLMLMVAARSLPEQRRVSLDLFGCDH from the exons ATGCAGCAGCTGAAAGGGTACTTTTTGTCCAGCTCTGCTGTCTTTCCCGGCCTCTCCAGTCTCTCCTGGACCAGAGGATTGCTCACCATGAAGTTGCTCAGCCAAATCCTTTGCCTGACCTTAGCTTTGGCATATGTCCAGTC TGATCATCATGCAA CTGTCCTTGACCGTTGTCAAGGTCTTGAGATGGATGCTGTTGTATTGAACGAAGAGGGACACCTTTACTTTTTCAAGG GTGACCATCTGTTCAAGGGGCTCCATGGCAAGGCAGAGCTGTCCAATGAGTCCTTCCCTGAGCTGGATGAACATCACCACCTGGGCCATGTAGACGCTGCTTTCCGCTTGCACGACGAGAACAGCACTCACCATGAccacattttcttgtttttg GATGACAAGGTGTTCAGCTATGACAAACACAAGCTGGAGGATGGCTTCCCCAAGCCCATCTCTGAGGTTTTCCCTGGAATCCCTGACCACCTGGATGCTGCTGTGCAGTGCCCCAAGCCAGAGTGTGATGAAGACTCTGTCATCTTCTTCAAGG GAGACAAGATCTTCCACTACAATGTCAAAACCAAGGCTGTAGATGAGAAGGAGTTCAAGACCATGCCAAACTGCACATCTGCTGTCCGTTTTATGGAGCACTATTACTGCTTCCATGGACACATGTTCTCCAAATTTGACCCAAAGACCGGTGATGTGCATAGCAGATACCCCAAAGAGGCACGTGACTACTTCATGAGATGCTCCAAGTTTA GCGAAGAGAGTGACCATGTGGAGAGAGAGCGCTGCAGCCATGTTCATCTGGATGCCATTACATCTGACAATGTTGGAAACATGTATGCCTTTAGAG GTCACCACTTCATCCGTAGAGATGAGGGCAATGACACACTGAAGGCGGACACCATCGAGAATGCTTTCAAGGAGCTGCACAGCGAGGTGGATGCTGTTTTCTCTTATGAGGATCACCTGTACATGATTAAG GATGACCACCTATTTGTTTACAAAGTTGGTGAGCCCCACACTCACTTGGACGGCTACCCCAAGCTTGTTAAGGATGAGCTGGGCATCGATGGTCATATTGATGCTGCATTCATCTGTGAGGATCATCACATCGTTCACATTATTAAAG GTGATCACATCTATGATGTGGATTTGAAGGCCAGCACCCGTGCTGCAAGCAATGCTCGTCCAATTGCCCTCTTCAAGAAGGTTGATGCTGCCATGTGCGATGCAGAAGGAGTGAAGGTGGTCGTAGGAAACCACTTCTACCACTTTGAGAGCCTCATGCTGATGGTTGCTGCAAGGTCCCTGCCTGAGCAGCGCAGGGTATCCCTCGACCTGTTTGGCTGTGATCACTAA